CGCGCTGACGCCGTCGGGAGAGGGCGACGCCGCGTTCGCCTCGCGGCTCGGCGCCGCCGGGCTGAGGACGCAGCCGAACTTCCTCTACCAGCCTCTCGCGGTGCCCAACGACCCGGGCTATCCCGGCAACGGTGGCGTGCCGGTGGGCACCGGGCGTTACGACCAGGACTACCTCGTCCGCATCCGGGCACCCGGCGCCTGGGCCGCACTGGCAGCGGCGGGTCAGGACAACGCCGGCGTGGTCACCGCCGTCCTCGACACCGGGGTGGACGCTGGGCACCCGGACCTTGCCGGACGGCTGCTCCCCGGATGCTCGTTCGGGGCGCGGGGAGAGGTCAGCGAGGGCGCCTCCGAGGTCTCGGCGGACAGTCCGCAGGACCGGGGGCACGGCACCGGGGTGGCGGGACTCATCGGCGCGGCGACCAACAACGCGCTCGGGGTGGCGGGCGTGACCTGGCAGGGCCGCAACGTGCTGCCGCTCAAGGTGCTCGCCGACGACGGGGCCAGCACCGCCTCAATCCGGGCGGCGCTGAATCACGCCGTCGGGCGCGGCGCCAAAGTCATCAACATGAGCCTGGGGGCTCCGGGCGATTTCGGCGACCAGTTGCTCAAGGAGGCGCTCACGCGGGCGGCCCGGAGCGCGGTGCTCGTCGCGGCGGCGGGCAACACGAGCAGTCAGGGCATCTACTTCCCGGCGAGCGACCCCAACGTGATCGCGGTGGGCGCCGTGGGCCGCGCCGACTCTTTGGCCTGCTACAGCGCCCGCCCGGGCGGGGCGAGCGGTTCGCGGCAACTCGACATCGTCGCGCCGGGCGGCAACGGCGGCACGAGCGCCACGGTGACCAACGATGTCGGCCCCAACGAGGCCCGCTGCCGGGTCACGAGCGAATACGACGTGCTGACGCTCACCGCCCGCGACCGGGGGAGCTACACCCTGCGCCTCGGCACGAGTGAGGCGGCGCCCCTGGTGAGCGGCGTCGCCTCGTTGATGTGGGCGGCCAATCCGGGCCTCAGCGCCGCGCAGGTCAAGGCGCGACTGCTCGGCAGCAGCCGGACGGTGAACGGCCTAAAGCTGCTCGACGCGGAGGCGGCGGTAAAAGCGGCGCTGCGCTGAGCGCCCGGTGGAGGCCCGGTCCAGGGCGGAGAGGCTGCTCCGCCCTGGACCGGGCCTCTCCCCTGCCCCTGCCCCGGCCTACTTCACGGTGACCCTCTGCGCGCTGCCCTGCGCGGGCGCTGCGCCGCTCGCGAACTCGACGCGCGGGGCCGGCGCGGTGTACGCCCCGCTCGCCAGGGCGCGCAGGCGGTAACGGATGGTGGTGACGCCAGCCTTCACGTCTTCGAGGTAGAACACCGCGCGGTCGTCGTACAGCGAGCGGTCGGCCCAGACGGTCTGGCCACCGCCCGCCGGATTCACGTCGATGTTCAGGGCGAAAGGCCGGTCGTCCACCGCTTCGAGGCCGCCGGGGAGGGGGTCCACCACCCGCAGGTGCCGCGCCGCCGATGGGGACGAGACGGTCAGGGTGACGGTGACCACGCCGTCACGCTCGACCGCCGCCTTGTCGTAGGTCCGCTCCACCTTGACCGGGCTCAGGGGGGCCGGGGCCGTGCCCGAACGGCGCACCCGGAGTTCGCGGGCATAGGCGAGCGGGGCACTCGATTGCACGGTGAGGGAACCGCTCGTGACCCGCCCGGCGGGAATCAGGAGGCGGGTGGGGGCCGTCACCGTCAGCGTCTGGCGATAGCTCCCGAGCGTGACGGTCACCTGGCGCGGCGCGGGCTTGCCTTCTTTCTCGGCGAGGGCTCGCAGCGCCCGCAGCGCCTCGGCGGTGGCGACCGGGCCGTCCCAGGCGCTGCCGGTGCGGCGGTCTTCCAGGGCCGCGCGCAGGGGGGCGAGGTCCGCGCTCTGGCCGACGCGGGTCGCCGCTTGTAGCAGCAGGGCGGTGGGCTCGGTGTCGCCGCGCCAGAAGGCGGCGGGGGCCAGGACGAGGGCGCCGTCCTTGTCGGTCCGGGCCGCCTGCCGGGCCTGGGCGTAGAGGCGCCGGGCGAGCTCGGGCTGCGGGCCGGCGAGCACGGCGGCGAGGCGAGCGGCCTCGGCGGGGTCACTCACCCCTGCGCGGGCGAGGTTCACGGCGGCCTGCGGCGCCCCGGCGCGGGCAAGGGCCGCCGCGAGCAGCGGGCTTTGCGGACCTTTCTGATACAGGGCCTGCGCCTCGTTGCGGGCGGCCTCCAGCGTCGCCGCGTCGGTCAGACCCGCGCCGCGCGCCTGCACGAGGGCCGTGAGGGCGCGGGCGGTCATCTCGGGGTCGGGCTGCGCGCCCGCCGCCCAGCCCCAGCCGCCCTGCGAGGAGTGCAGCCCGAGCAGCGTGGCGAGGTCGCGCCGGGCCTGGGCGAGCGCGCGCGTGCGCAGATCGGTCCAGCCGAAGGCCCCCGCCAGCCCCGCGAGGTCGAGGTTGGTGCTCAG
Above is a window of Deinococcus reticulitermitis DNA encoding:
- a CDS encoding S8 family peptidase; the encoded protein is MTNPSKAALLVGALLLAGCGGVIPGDGRTGGGGTHSGACQIGGQAVSGGGTVSTRGASPTAAPDWQAPRVAGQVLVEDAGGLSAQALRALSTVQTLRLEPGVLIALTPSGEGDAAFASRLGAAGLRTQPNFLYQPLAVPNDPGYPGNGGVPVGTGRYDQDYLVRIRAPGAWAALAAAGQDNAGVVTAVLDTGVDAGHPDLAGRLLPGCSFGARGEVSEGASEVSADSPQDRGHGTGVAGLIGAATNNALGVAGVTWQGRNVLPLKVLADDGASTASIRAALNHAVGRGAKVINMSLGAPGDFGDQLLKEALTRAARSAVLVAAAGNTSSQGIYFPASDPNVIAVGAVGRADSLACYSARPGGASGSRQLDIVAPGGNGGTSATVTNDVGPNEARCRVTSEYDVLTLTARDRGSYTLRLGTSEAAPLVSGVASLMWAANPGLSAAQVKARLLGSSRTVNGLKLLDAEAAVKAALR